The nucleotide sequence ACCCTGACGGCCAACCTGAACCCAAGGACCGGTTTCGACCGGATCACCTGTCGAGGTGAGAACGCGAGATGCGCGACGGCTGGTGGTGGCGTAAACTCCGACCACCTGCTGGTCGCCACCAATTTCACTGACCGGGATTTCCAGCGCGATACTGTGCATGTTATACCCACCCTGACTGTCGAAGGTTTTGTCGCCCGAGCGCAGTTGGAGGAGGTCAAAAATGGACTGCACGTCGCCGTAGAAACCGTCTTCGCGTTGGCCTGCAAACGAGCGATAGCCGTCGGTCAGCGTGGCGATGGATTGCGCGGTGTAGGGATCGAGGGTAGCAGGCGTGACGACACCATCCTTGGCGCGACCTTCGCCGCCACCGACGTTGTAGCCGGGAGTCGCGATACCTTGATTGTTCGGCGGGACCACTCCCGTGCCGAGCTCCGTGGAGACACCGTTCACCACGCGGGTCACCGTATAGGTTTGCGTGAGATTCTGGTTGGCGTCGTCGACCGCGCTCACGACTCCGAGATAGCTCTGGAGAATTGTGCTGTCGTTCTTGTAGGTAGTGGAAAACTTGAATTGGTAGGCGATCGAATCAGCGCCCGACGCCAGATCGTCCCCGGTCGACAGGAAAATCTGGTAAAGCACGTTGTCGTCAAAGTTGTATTTATTGGGGCCTACGCCGGGCTCCTCATGCGGGTAAACGCCGAGCGAAACCTGCAAGTATTTCTGACCGGCACGCTGCGTCAGAAACGCATAGAGGTCGGTCGTGTTGGCCGCAGGGTCGAGCGTGACCAATGGCGCGTCCATGTGACTGGAAGCGGAGGCGGTTGTCGGCAGCATCGCGCCGGTGAGAATCGCGAGCGCACTCAGCGTGGCGGCGATTCGTAATCTGGATTTGGGTATCATATTCATGGTCTGGGTTGGTTTGGTTGGGCTAGAGGAAATTCAGTTGGTAGCCGACGTAGCGGCGGCTAGGAGCGCCCGCTCACTGGGCATCAGGCCGGTCGCAAAATCGTTCGCGCGGGCCAGGTAGGTGGCGGCTTGATCAGGAGCTCCGTTCGCCGCGGCGATCACGCCGGCATGCAGCCAGACGCGGCCGTCACTCAAACCGGTGGCGAGAGCGCGTTCGATGGAATCTGCGGCGGCCTCGATGTTGCCAGCGGACCATTGCGACCACGCCAAGGCATCGTAAGTATAGGCATCTGCCCGTTCGTGGAGTTCGGCCGTGGCGAGAGTCACCGCACGATCCGTCCCACTGCGGCGGGTGGCCAAAAAAAGGGCCAGCGTGCGCGGATCGGCGGCCGCACCGTGTTTGGCCATGGTGGCTTCGATCTCGGTCGCGCGATCAAGCTGACTGGCAACCCGCAGGGCTTCAGCTTGCCACCAAACGTATCCGGGAAGCGGATTCAAGGCGGCAGCACGATCGAGCGCCACCACGGCGCCTTCGGTATTACCCGTCGCCAATTCCACCTGTCCGCGCAGCAGCCATGCGGCAGCATAGTCAGGGTGAGTATCTAAAACTTGGTCCGCCCATCGCTGCGCTTGATCGATCTCCCCCGCCAGCAATTGAAAGTGGCCCAACCGCACCTGGGTCCAAGCGGTGGTTTCGACGGGCAAGTTGCCACCCACGCGGTTCGCCATCGCCATGGCTTGAATCGCTCCCGGTAAATCCCCGTGCAACCACCGCAACTGCGCGATACGAACGGAAGCTTCCAAACCTGGCTGGCGATTCACCAGTTCCTGACAGGCCGCAACCGACTCGGCCAGTTTACCCTGTTCCATCGTCGCATCCGCCAAGAGCGCGTAATCTTTGGGTGCGCCACGATCGGCGACCAGCCGACGGGCCAGATTTTCAGCATCGGCAAAACGATGCTGCTGCAACCAAGCATGGCCGCGCAGCAGATCTGCTCCCGGAGTAGCTTCTCCTTGGGCATCCATCGCGTCGGCGGATAACTCGGCCAGTTTGAAAAATCCTGCATCACTGCGCAGTCGACCGAGGTTGACGAAAGCCCAGCCGAGTCGCTCAAAACTCTGCGTGCGATCGCGCTGACCGCCTCGAATCTTCTCCTGCCAAT is from Synoicihabitans lomoniglobus and encodes:
- a CDS encoding tetratricopeptide repeat protein produces the protein MQKFLSNGIWINSWLMLAVAIGVSGARLPAERIVLADPGVDGPVAEQVRHWQEKIRGGQRDRTQSFERLGWAFVNLGRLRSDAGFFKLAELSADAMDAQGEATPGADLLRGHAWLQQHRFADAENLARRLVADRGAPKDYALLADATMEQGKLAESVAACQELVNRQPGLEASVRIAQLRWLHGDLPGAIQAMAMANRVGGNLPVETTAWTQVRLGHFQLLAGEIDQAQRWADQVLDTHPDYAAAWLLRGQVELATGNTEGAVVALDRAAALNPLPGYVWWQAEALRVASQLDRATEIEATMAKHGAAADPRTLALFLATRRSGTDRAVTLATAELHERADAYTYDALAWSQWSAGNIEAAADSIERALATGLSDGRVWLHAGVIAAANGAPDQAATYLARANDFATGLMPSERALLAAATSATN